Proteins encoded within one genomic window of Naumovozyma dairenensis CBS 421 chromosome 6, complete genome:
- the QCR7 gene encoding ubiquinol--cytochrome-c reductase subunit 7 (similar to Saccharomyces cerevisiae QCR7 (YDR529C); ancestral locus Anc_1.16) gives MPQSFTSITKIGDYILKTPILNKFCVPVANKFIKYSGYRQLGLRYNDLFAEESPVVQTAIRRLPADESYARNYRIIRAHQTELTHHLLPRNEWIKAQDDVPYLLPYILEAELEANEKLKLDNLEVVSPTKK, from the coding sequence ATGCCACAATCTTTTACTTctattacaaaaattgGTGATTACATTTTAAAGACCCCCATCTTAAACAAATTTTGTGTCCCCGTAgcaaataaatttattaaatattcagGTTATAGACAATTAGGATTAAGATATAATGATCTTTTCGCTGAAGAATCTCCAGTAGTACAAACTGCTATACGAAGATTACCTGCTGATGAATCATACGCAAGAAATTATAGAATTATTAGAGCTCATCAAACTGAATTGACTCATCATCTTTTACCAAGAAATGAATGGATTAAAGCTCAAGATGATGTCCCTTATTTATTACCTTATATATTGGAAGCTGAATTAGAagcaaatgaaaaattaaaattagataatttaGAAGTGGTATCACCAACGAAAAAATAA